One genomic region from Phragmites australis chromosome 1, lpPhrAust1.1, whole genome shotgun sequence encodes:
- the LOC133914403 gene encoding uncharacterized protein LOC133914403, with translation MTSHHSELPDPVATGADGDAPSDHNSELPSPPYHIVTKPGQLPVEFLEPSAGQKLVIGFDCEGVDLCRNGALCIMQLAFPDVVYLVDAIEGGKELIQACKPALESDHIIKVIHDCKRDSEALYFQFGIKLHNVVDTQIAYSLIEEQEGRKRTFDDYISFVSLLADPRYCGIPYPEKEEVRTLLRQDPNFWTIRPLSDMMVRAATDDVRFLLNIHEKMMEKLNTVSLWRLAVRSELYCRCFCINDNQYADWPPLPPVPDDIEAGAYVPEVDILSVLDVPPGKMGRVIGRKGSSIKAVKESCNVEIHIGGAKGPPDTVFIIGPVKEVRKAEAILRGRMLEF, from the exons ATGACCTCCCACCATTCCGAACTCCCCGACCCCGTCGCCACCGGCGCCGACGGCGACGCCCCCTCAG ATCATAACTCAGAATTGCCATCCCCACCCTATCATATTGTTACCAAACCTGGCCAACTCCCAGTTGAGTTTCTTGAACCCTCAGCTGGCCAGAAGTTGGTAATTGGATTTGACTGCGAAGGTGTTGACCTCTGCCGCAATGGTGCTCTCTGTATCATGCAG CTTGCATTTCCCGATGTTGTATACTTAGTTGATGCTATTGAGGGTGGAAAAGAACTCATTCAAGCTTGTAAACCAGCACTTGAGTCTGATCATATCATCAAAGTTATACATGATTGTAAAAGAGACAGCGAG GCTTTGTATTTTCAGTTTGGCATCAAATTGCATAATGTGGTGGATACACAG ATCGCTTATTCTCTGATAGAAGAGcaggaaggaagaaagagaacaTTTGATGATTACATATCTTTCGTGAGCCTTCTTGCTGACCCACGCTATTGTG GCATACCATATCCTGAAAAGGAAGAAGTCCGTACCCTTCTAAGGCAG GACCCTAACTTTTGGACAATTAGACCCCTGTCTGATATGATGGTTCGAGCAGCCACAGATGATGTCCGCTTCCTTCTCAATATACATGAGAAAATGATGGAGAAGTTAAACACAGTATCTTTATGGCGTCTGGCAGTTCGCAGTGAGCTATACTGTAGGTGCTTTTGCATAAATGACAACCAGTATGCAGATTGGCCACCTCTTCCTCCTGTTCCTG ATGACATTGAAGCTGGTGCTTATGTTCCTGAAGTCGATATCCTATCAGTCTTAGATGTGCCTCCTGGGAAAATGGGACGAGTTATTGGCAGAAAGGGATCATCGATAAAGGCTGTGAAAGAATCTTGCAA CGTGGAAATCCATATTGGTGGTGCTAAGGGGCCTCCAGACACA GTGTTCATCATTGGACCAGTGAAGGAAGTCAGGAAGGCTGAGGCCATCCTCAGAGGCCGAATGCTGGAGTTCTAG